A segment of the Erythrobacter sp. F6033 genome:
CCGGCCTGGCGTGCTCGCGGAAATAACGGCGGCAATGCGCGATGCCGATGTGTCGATCGAAAGCCTGATTCAGCAAGGCCGCGCCAATCAGGGCGGCGATGTTCTTGTCGCGATGGTTACGCATGAAGGGCCTGAGGCGAATGTCCGCCGCGCAATAGAGCTGCTGGACGGTTCGGACAGTCTGACGGATGAGCCTCTAATTCTACCCATCCTGCCGGCTTAAGTCGTCAGTTATTGTTGGCGCGGGCAGGTTCAGTTCGCTTTCCGTGATCGGGCCGCGCCCTGCGTCACCATCTGCGCCAAGCGGCGGAAGACCGCGGGCAATACGATCTGCGTCCGAACCAGCGGGCGCTTTCGGCAGAGCCTGTACGTCGACATAGAGGACTGGCTCCGCGACGCGGCCAAACTTCACCGTCACGAGCGGTGCCATCGGCGCGCCGCCCGGTGCGCGAAGACCCGATCCGTCAACTGGCACTGGCTTTGGCCCCTGGGTTGCCTCGGCATAGCGGCGCTCGAAATCTTCTTTGTCAAACCCGCTGAAGCCGGCGTCGTCACGGCTGCGACAAACGATGATCTCATTGGCGATGCGCGCGGCATCGGCCTCATCTTCGCATTCTTTCACGATGATCGGGTCTGGAGCTTTTGAGGGGACGTTTGCCTTCACATCAATTTGAAGCGTTCCACCATCTGGCTCGATGTCTTGCGCGGGCTCTTGGTTTGCGGCGGTTATGATCGACGCAGGTGCCAGCAAAAGCGGGGCAAATCCTGCAACAATCTGTCCGCTGAGCATCCTACTCTGGGTCGCTTCTAACGGGCGGCGCGTCGAGCCCCAATTTCCGGCGGCGCTCGGCAATCTCGTCGGGGGAAGGTTCCGGATCTTTGCCCAATGGCGGAAGTCCGCGCGCGATTCTGTCAGCATCCGAACCTTCGGGAGCCTGCGGTAATGCCTCAACGTCGATAAAGATTGCGGGCGGCGGAACGCTGCCAAAGCCGATTGCGTTGCCGTGATTGGCGATGCCAAACGTATTCGGAGTGCTGCGACCTTTGGTCTTTTCTGCGTAGCGCTTTTGCCATTCTTCTTTGTTCCATGAACCGTCGGTGGCTTCGCCCAATTGGCGGCACACGATGATTTCATTGGCAATACGCGCGGCATCGGCTTCTTCTTCGCAGTCTTCCTCGAGCAGTTGATCCGATTCTGCTTTGGGTACGGTTACGGATAGGTCGAGGCGCAAAGGTTCCGGTGGCGGCCCAGCTTCTTCGGCTGCCTCTTCGGTGTCGTCTTCCGAAGTCACATTGCCGTCATCTTGCGCGCTCACAGGCGCTGCGAGCCCGGCAAAGGCGGCAAAACAGATCGCAAAAGTGGAAAAGCGCAGGTCTGGTTCAGCTTTACTCGACAAGCGCGTCTCCTTCGGCCTAAGCGCGTCAGCATACGAATGCACACGATACATGCACTTAAGCAAGCGCCATGTGAAAGAGAATAGGGACTGAATTTCCGATGAATATCCCCGCAAATACCGATGTCCTCGCAGAAAAAGAGTCAGACACAGAGGGCGCTCTCAACCGTGTTCTCGTGCTCGAAATGGTCCGCGTGACCGAGGCTGCCGCGGTTGCCGCTGCGCAGCTCGTTGGTCGCGGCGATGAAAAAGCTGCCGATGCGGCTGCTGTTGAGGCAATGCGCCGTGCCTTCGACAATCTCTACATGGATGGCACTGTTGTAATCGGTGAGGGCGAGCGTGACGAAGCGCCAATGCTCTATATCGGCGAAAAAGTTGGCGGCGCTCCGGGCAAAGGGCCCAAAATCGATATTGCGCTCGATCCCCTGGAAGGCACAACCATTACGGCAAAAGCTGGCCCGAATGCACTCGCCGTTCTGGCCGCTGCGGAGGAAGGCAATCTTCTCAACGCACCTGATACTTACATGGATAAGCTTGCTGTTGGGCCGGGATATCCAGAGGGCGTGATTGACCTTGCGAAATCTCCGACTGAAAATGTGAAAGCCGTTGCAGCAGCGAAAGGTGTTGAGCCGGGCGAGATTAACGTTTGCGTTCTCGATCGCCCTCGGCATGCTGATCTGATTGCCGAACTGCGCGCGCTTGGATGCGGCGTTGTCCTTATCGGTGATGGCGATGTTGCTGGCGTGATCGCGGTGACCGATCAGGATACTACTGTCGATATGTATATGGGCCAAGGTGGCGCGCCAGAAGGCGTTCTTGCCGCCGCAGCCCTGCGGTGTGTTGGCGGCCAGTTCAACGGCCGGCTGGTGTTCCGCAACGACGATGAAAAAGCCCGTGCCAAGAAATGGGGCATCACCGACTATGACCGCATATATAAGCTGGAAGACCTTGCGAAAGGCGACTGCATCTTTGCGGCAACGGGTGTGACAGATGGCTCGCTGCTCGATGGTGTGAAAAAGCGCAAGAAAGCGACCGGCGCGACGATCATGACAACCGATAGCGTGGTTATGCGTGCATCAAGCGGCACTGTGCGTTGGATCAAAGGTGAACACCGCATCACGCCGCATAGCGCTGGCTGAACTGAGGATAGCGCAACACGCTCTGTTGCGTTTCCATGACTCTGGTTTAGGCAATTTCCAACAAAACAGCCGAGGATTCGCGCAACCATGAAGATCATGTCCGGCAATTCAAACTTGCCACTCGCCCGGGCGATCGCGGCCTATCTCGAAATACCTCTGACCGATGCCAGCGTGCGCCGGTTCGCTGACGAGGAAATCTTCGTCGAGATTCACGAGAATGTGCGCGGCGAAGATGTGTTTATCCTTCAGCCAACAGGCTTTCCGGCGAACGACAATCTTATGGAATTGTTGATCTGTATCGATGCGCTGAAACGCGCTTCGGCAAAACGGATTACGGCTGTTATTCCTTACTTCGGCTATGCACGTCAGGATCGCAAACCCGGTCCGCGCACGCCAATCTCTGCCAAGCTGGTGGCAAACCTGATCACCGAAGCCGGTGCTGACCGTGTGCTGGCCGTTGATCTGCACGCAGGGCAGATTCAGGGCTTTTTCGATATCCCGACAGACAACCTTTATGCCGCGCCTGTCATGGCTGCCGATATTCAGGCGCGCTACGGCGATCAGGACTTGATGGTTGTCTCTCCCGATGTTGGCGGCGTTGTCCGTGCGCGTGCTCTTGCCAAGCGGCTCGACAACGCGCCGCTCGCTATTGTCGACAAACGCCGCGATCGCCCCGGCGAAAGCGAAGTGATGAATATCATCGGTGAAGTCGAAGGGCGTCACTGCATTATGATCGATGATATCGTCGATTCAGGTGGCACGCTTTGCAACGCGGCAGAGGCTTTGCTCGCCAATGGCGCGAAATCGGTCGCTGCCTACATCACGCACGGTGTGTTGTCGGGCGGAGCTGTGGCGCGCATCAACGGCTCGAAATTGAAAGAGCTGGTCATTTCGGATTCGATCCGGCCGACAGAAGCCGCCGAAGCAAGCGACCGTATCCGCATCCTGACCATGGCGCCGCTGGTCGGCGAAGCGATCCGCCGGATTGCCGACGAAAGCAGTGTCAGCTCGCTGTTTGATTAAGCGGCAGGCTATGCTCGCTGGGTCAGAAACGGCTTGCGCATCCACGGTCTGACAGCGCCCGGCTCAAGCCGGTCGAGCAATTCAAGCCTGCGTGCTTGCCTAATCTCGAGACTGAGTGTGAGCAGAGCCGAGCGATTGCGCTGAAACTCCATTGGAGTCATGCCGAAGAACACCTGAAATTCGCGGATCTGATGCGCCTGATCGAAGAAACGGAGCATGATCTCTTCTTCCTCTTCATCTGCCACCCCGCAAAGCCTTGCAGCGAGATCGAGGATGCGCGCACGCCGCATAATCTGACTTGGCTGAAGGCCGAAATCGCGTTTGGCGGTGCGCTCAACCGTTCTCTGCGAAACGCCCTGACGATCGGCGAATTCATTCAATGAGCCGTTGGGGTCGGTAAATGCCTGCAATTCTAGCGCTTGCGCAATCGGGCTGGGGTGCTTTGCCCCTGTGCGTTGAACAAATTCCGCAAGCCAGTTTTCAATTCTCAAAAGCCATGCGGTCGGGCTGAGGGATTCGTCAAAGAGGCTGGTGACATCGTCATCATCGACCCCGCCGCGCTCAATCGAAACGATCCGGTCCAGCATCGCGCTGTCCTTTAACCCAAAGAGAGTGCGCAACGCGCCGGGGCGCAGCATCAGACCGGCCACTTTGATGCCGCCTGAATATCTGAGCGGCATTACCTGACTGTGCTGTCCGCAAAGGAATGTCTCGTCGCGAATGGACAATTCGCCATCCTTGGTGTCCACGGTCCAATCAACGCCAACGGCACTGCGGAGATACGGTGCGTCATTGCAGAGCACCCCTTGAAGTGTCTCTGTTCCGTTCGGGTACGCGTAAGCCACCATTGATCGGCTTACCCACGGTCTGATCCGCTTATCCGGCGCCCTGTTAATCGATAGAGGGTCGCCTTCATCGGTCGCTCCGGTCCGTGACCGAAGCTTTGTGCCAGCATCTGTTTCGGATTTCATTTCGACCCTATCCGCATTTTCGAGGCTATTTTGGACGCAGAGCTAGGTTTTGTCACGTAGTCTTAAGCACATGCCGCGAGCGACGCTGAATTGGACCATCATTACCGGTGAAGTTTTGACCGCAGTATTTGACCGCAGCATTGTTCAAGTGTTTAGGGGCGGGGTCGATTTTCGCGCCAATACTTGAGGCATAAATGACCCCTGCAGATTTAGAACTCGCCCATGCACTTGCCGACGCAGCCGGTCATGCAATCCGCCCCTTGTTTCGGGGCGAATGGGACCATGAGCGCAAATCGGATGCGTCTCCGGTAACCGAAGCGGACCGCGCTGCAGAGGCGGCTATGCGTGCGATCATCGAAGAGCGCCGGCCTGATGACGGGATCATCGGCGAAGAATACGGGACGCGAAACGAAGGCGCAGGGCGGCAATGGGTGCTGGACCCGATCGACGGTACAATCAGCTTCATGGCTGGCCGTCCGATTTTCGGCACACTGATCGCGCTGATGCAGGATGGCTGGCCCGTACTAGGCGTGATCAATCAGCCGATTGCCGGGGAACGCTGGTCCGCGCGGATTGGTGAAGGGACCATATTCAACGGCAAGCCCGTAAAGACACGGGCGTGCAAGGAATTGTCCGATGCGACCATCGCATCATCCGGGCCGCAATATTTCACCGATGATCAGGGCGCGGCATTCATGTCGCTTGCGGCGCAAACATCGCAAATCGTGGTGTGGGGCGGCGATTGCTACAATTACGGCCTGCTCGCGGGCGGGCATCTGGATGTCGTGTGCGAAGCGGGGTTGAAGCTTTACGATTACGCTGCGCTCGTGCCGATTGTTGAAGGTGCGGGCGGCATGATGAGCGACTGGCAAGGCAATCCGCTCGACGCGAACAGCGACGGTATGGTTTTGGCCCTTGGCGAACCAGCGCGTTTGGAAGAGGTGTTAGAGGCGATGGGGTAGCTTTGTCCTTCGATCCATCTGGCGGATTTGGCTTGATCTGATTTGGCAAAACCTCTTACTTCAATCCATGGATATAAGGACAACCTCGGATTCCGAAATCGGAATACTTCGCAGTTTGAATGATGATGAAATATTGGCGAATATTGGTCTTGAGGACAGCGGGGTTACCGCAACGAAAGCTCTGGGCGTCGCTGGTAAAAACTTTCTGAGACAAGGCGATTTCTCGACTGCTGGTATTTCAGAGACATTCGATGATCTTGTCGCGCGGGGTAGAGCGTTCTTCGCAAAACTTTGGGGCCAAGCCCGGAACGTCGTTTGTGCTCTGTATGATCAGCTCAATTCCAACAATCCGGACCGGGAATGGCTCAAGCTAGTCGCGGAGGAGCTCGTCAAGCTCCTCGGGATCGGTGGAAGGCTTGCTTTGCTGGTGGTGCAAGCGGCGATTGGGCGAGGGTTGCAAAACCTTTGTCAGATGAAAATCCAGCCCGCTTAATGACGCGCCGAATCGCTTGCAAACCCCGGCAAAACCGTTATGCGGGCGTCCTTCACGACACAGATTTCGAGTCCGGCCTGGCGAATAGGGCTGCCAGGGCTGGTCCAATGTGTCTCTGATAAAGGAGATAGAAATGCCCAAGCTTAAGACCAAAAGCGGTGTGAAGAAACGCTTCAAAATCACCGCAACCGGCAAAGTGAAGCACGGCGTCGCTGGTAAGCGTCACCGCCTGACGCACCACAATGCCAAGTATATCCGCCAGAATCGCGGTACTTCGGTGATCTCTGATCCCGATACCAAGACGATCAAGAAATGGGCGCCATACGGCCTCGATTGAGGGTGACGCGAGCCTCGTGCTCCTCCCCATCAGAATAAGGATATACTGATATGCCACGCATTAAACGCGGCGTTACCACGCGCCAAAAACACAAGCGTCTTCTGGACCAGGCCAAGGGTTACCGCGGCCGCCGTAAGAACACGATCCGTATTGCTCGCCAGGCTGTCGAAAAGGCCGGCCAATACGCATACCGCGATCGCCGGATTAACAAGCGCAACTTCCGCGCTCTGTGGATCCAGCGTATCAACGCTGCGGTTCGCGCTGAAGGTCTCACATACTCGCAATTCATGCACGGCGTGAAACTTGCCGGTATCGAACTTGACCGCAAAGTCATGGCGGACCTCGCCATGAATGAAGAAGCGGCGTTCAAGACAATTATCGCTCAGGCCAAGGCTGCACTGCCAGCCTAACGCGCCTTTTCGAAGTTCAAAAAGGGCTCCGCTGCAGTTCGCAACGGGGCCCTTTTTGTGTCTGCGTGGCACAGCGATTTGTACAGAACCGCCAAAAGCCTTGTACAAAACCGTCATTCTCGGCACATAGCCGCGCATGGCAACGAGTAAGCGCGATGTCGGAGGATCTTCGACGGACTATACAGTCCGCAGCAACTTCCACTCGCCTCCAAAGCAGTTCGATGGTTGCTTTACGACTTTCTATCACTTGTCTCTGAATGTCGGCGATGGCGGCAGTGTTCATGATTATCTGCAACCCGAATGGGGCAATATCCGCTTCTTTTGCGGCGGCCGCCCCACGGCAAAGATCGGCTCGTCGATGGTATCGGGGGCCAGCTTCAATGCCACGGGCCCCAGTTCGCTTCCCGCAGAGTTTGAGCTGGGAACATCCGAGATGTGGGGCATAGGGTTCCTGCCGGTTGGTTGGGCGCGCTTTGTTGAAGCGGATGCCCACGAGCTGGCAAACACTGTGCATGACGGCACGCAGCATCCGGCCTTCGCCAAATATGCTCCGCTGGAAAGCGCACTTTGCGATCCCGATGTGACCCGCGAAGAACAATTTGATGCGATTGTGGAATTGATGGGCCGGTTGATGCGGCCCAATCGGGATGAGCCAAAAATCGTGCGGGTCCATCAAGCGTTGGTTGATGGCGAGTTTTTGGCGGTCAGCGATCTGGCCGATGCATGCGGCATGTCGATCCGCACTCTGGAGCGAGTGTGCAGGCGCTATTTCGGCTTTACGCCCAAGAAATTGATGCGCCGCCAGCGGTTCACGCGGTCATTGACCAGCTTCATGCTGCATCAAGGCAGCCGCTGGACCGAAGCGATGGACGGGGAATATCACGATCAGGCGCAATTCACGCGCGAATTCCGTGAATTCATGA
Coding sequences within it:
- the rpmI gene encoding 50S ribosomal protein L35, which codes for MPKLKTKSGVKKRFKITATGKVKHGVAGKRHRLTHHNAKYIRQNRGTSVISDPDTKTIKKWAPYGLD
- the rplT gene encoding 50S ribosomal protein L20, with the translated sequence MPRIKRGVTTRQKHKRLLDQAKGYRGRRKNTIRIARQAVEKAGQYAYRDRRINKRNFRALWIQRINAAVRAEGLTYSQFMHGVKLAGIELDRKVMADLAMNEEAAFKTIIAQAKAALPA
- the hisN gene encoding histidinol-phosphatase, with product MTPADLELAHALADAAGHAIRPLFRGEWDHERKSDASPVTEADRAAEAAMRAIIEERRPDDGIIGEEYGTRNEGAGRQWVLDPIDGTISFMAGRPIFGTLIALMQDGWPVLGVINQPIAGERWSARIGEGTIFNGKPVKTRACKELSDATIASSGPQYFTDDQGAAFMSLAAQTSQIVVWGGDCYNYGLLAGGHLDVVCEAGLKLYDYAALVPIVEGAGGMMSDWQGNPLDANSDGMVLALGEPARLEEVLEAMG
- a CDS encoding helix-turn-helix domain-containing protein; the encoded protein is MKSETDAGTKLRSRTGATDEGDPLSINRAPDKRIRPWVSRSMVAYAYPNGTETLQGVLCNDAPYLRSAVGVDWTVDTKDGELSIRDETFLCGQHSQVMPLRYSGGIKVAGLMLRPGALRTLFGLKDSAMLDRIVSIERGGVDDDDVTSLFDESLSPTAWLLRIENWLAEFVQRTGAKHPSPIAQALELQAFTDPNGSLNEFADRQGVSQRTVERTAKRDFGLQPSQIMRRARILDLAARLCGVADEEEEEIMLRFFDQAHQIREFQVFFGMTPMEFQRNRSALLTLSLEIRQARRLELLDRLEPGAVRPWMRKPFLTQRA
- a CDS encoding ribose-phosphate pyrophosphokinase — encoded protein: MKIMSGNSNLPLARAIAAYLEIPLTDASVRRFADEEIFVEIHENVRGEDVFILQPTGFPANDNLMELLICIDALKRASAKRITAVIPYFGYARQDRKPGPRTPISAKLVANLITEAGADRVLAVDLHAGQIQGFFDIPTDNLYAAPVMAADIQARYGDQDLMVVSPDVGGVVRARALAKRLDNAPLAIVDKRRDRPGESEVMNIIGEVEGRHCIMIDDIVDSGGTLCNAAEALLANGAKSVAAYITHGVLSGGAVARINGSKLKELVISDSIRPTEAAEASDRIRILTMAPLVGEAIRRIADESSVSSLFD
- the glpX gene encoding class II fructose-bisphosphatase, with protein sequence MNIPANTDVLAEKESDTEGALNRVLVLEMVRVTEAAAVAAAQLVGRGDEKAADAAAVEAMRRAFDNLYMDGTVVIGEGERDEAPMLYIGEKVGGAPGKGPKIDIALDPLEGTTITAKAGPNALAVLAAAEEGNLLNAPDTYMDKLAVGPGYPEGVIDLAKSPTENVKAVAAAKGVEPGEINVCVLDRPRHADLIAELRALGCGVVLIGDGDVAGVIAVTDQDTTVDMYMGQGGAPEGVLAAAALRCVGGQFNGRLVFRNDDEKARAKKWGITDYDRIYKLEDLAKGDCIFAATGVTDGSLLDGVKKRKKATGATIMTTDSVVMRASSGTVRWIKGEHRITPHSAG
- a CDS encoding helix-turn-helix domain-containing protein — encoded protein: MATSKRDVGGSSTDYTVRSNFHSPPKQFDGCFTTFYHLSLNVGDGGSVHDYLQPEWGNIRFFCGGRPTAKIGSSMVSGASFNATGPSSLPAEFELGTSEMWGIGFLPVGWARFVEADAHELANTVHDGTQHPAFAKYAPLESALCDPDVTREEQFDAIVELMGRLMRPNRDEPKIVRVHQALVDGEFLAVSDLADACGMSIRTLERVCRRYFGFTPKKLMRRQRFTRSLTSFMLHQGSRWTEAMDGEYHDQAQFTREFREFMTMNPSEYAALDHPILSSFMEARARVWGSAAQALDKPSR